The genomic window GCACATGTACGTACTCACCGGCGTCACCAAGCGCTACGCGCGCGGCAAGGACACCGTCACCGCGCTCGACGGGGTCGATCTCACCATCGCCGATGGTGACCGGCTGGTCATTCAGGGGCCGACCGGTGGGGGGAAGTCGACGTTGCTCCAGATGCTCGGGGGGCTGGACAAGCCGTCGGACGGGAGTATCGAGCTCGACGGCACGGATCTGGCGAAGTTGTCGGAGGCGAAGCTCACGACCGTGCGGAGCGAGAACATCGGGTTCGTGTTCCAGAGCTTCAATCTGATCCCGACGCTCACCGCGCAGGAGAACGTCGAGACGGCTCTCGTACCGCTCGGGGTGAAGGCGAAGGAGCGGCGGGAGCGGGCCGCGGAGGCGTTGGAGTCGGTGGGGCTGGGGGAGCGGCTGGGGCATCTGCCGGCGGAGTTGTCGGGTGGTCAGCAGCAGCGTGTCGCGATCGCCCGGGCCCTGG from Streptomyces sp. DSM 40750 includes these protein-coding regions:
- a CDS encoding ABC transporter ATP-binding protein gives rise to the protein MYVLTGVTKRYARGKDTVTALDGVDLTIADGDRLVIQGPTGGGKSTLLQMLGGLDKPSDGSIELDGTDLAKLSEAKLTTVRSENIGFVFQSFNLIPTLTAQENVETALVPLGVKAKERRERAAEALESVGLGERLGHLPAELSGGQQQRVAIARALVKRPKVLLADEPTGNLDESMRDEIMEVLEALWKEHGLTFIMVTHDSTLAKKAPRVATIRKGRITVKENAGA